Proteins encoded in a region of the Candidatus Neomarinimicrobiota bacterium genome:
- a CDS encoding lasso peptide isopeptide bond-forming cyclase — MSGIGGVFFLDGKPADPQLLESMGEKLAHRGPDGLGAWNDGSVGLCHQMLWTTPESLQERLPLTNDRGDLTITADARIDNRADLLNLLGANIVHNSGITDSELILAAYEHWGESCLDKLIGDFAFVIWNERRQLLFCARDHFGVKPLYYYHKPGQVFVFASEIKGLLCVPEVPRRLNEVRIREYLEETEWEHKTPTFYHNIFRLPPGHFMTTDRKMAKVQIYWSLDPSREVRLGSDKDYVEAFREIFVEAVRCRLRSAFPVGSMLSGGLDSSSVVCVARELSANETNQDFHTFSGVSVNPSKCGESPFIGEVIRMGGIEPHIIRPDSLNSFMTDLEQVAWSQDEPFDATSLFIVRIMYSAAQKQGVRVLLDGADGDVALSHRRENHLLILLLTERWRSVSRELAALSRRLNSAPGRVILSHGVYPLLPDAMKRAWTSMRGAGGPAWAGRKMMTPHFRRRTRQAQRLDQRRNQEGLLGQLRKEHWHSLNSSSIPFAMELYDRTAATFSIEARHPFFDKRLVEFSLALPPDQKIREGWTKMILRRAMDGILPEKVQWRNVKANLSGEFFLPLLHFEEKLLEKVIWNDLESVDQYLDVGTVREAYVRYKSKGMFYDAYTVWVAATLALWLRRISPTVSSRAN; from the coding sequence GTGAGTGGAATCGGTGGCGTGTTTTTCCTCGACGGCAAGCCCGCTGACCCTCAACTCTTGGAAAGCATGGGGGAAAAGCTAGCACATCGGGGTCCAGATGGCTTGGGCGCATGGAATGACGGGTCCGTGGGCCTGTGCCACCAAATGTTGTGGACAACGCCTGAATCTCTGCAGGAGAGACTGCCACTAACTAACGATAGGGGTGACCTAACCATTACAGCCGACGCCAGAATCGATAATCGGGCCGACCTTTTGAACCTCTTGGGCGCCAACATTGTCCATAATAGTGGGATCACGGACAGTGAACTAATCTTGGCAGCCTACGAACACTGGGGTGAGAGCTGCCTTGATAAGCTTATAGGTGACTTTGCCTTCGTCATATGGAATGAACGAAGGCAGCTTCTCTTCTGTGCAAGAGATCATTTTGGTGTCAAACCGCTTTATTACTATCACAAGCCTGGCCAGGTGTTCGTCTTCGCCTCAGAAATCAAAGGGCTGCTTTGTGTTCCTGAAGTACCACGCCGTCTCAACGAAGTGAGAATTAGAGAGTACCTTGAGGAGACCGAATGGGAACACAAAACTCCGACCTTCTATCATAATATATTTCGGCTCCCTCCAGGACACTTTATGACTACAGACCGTAAGATGGCGAAAGTACAAATCTACTGGTCACTTGACCCTTCCCGCGAAGTCCGGCTAGGATCAGACAAGGATTACGTTGAGGCATTTCGCGAAATTTTTGTTGAGGCCGTGCGCTGCCGTTTACGCAGCGCCTTTCCGGTAGGATCAATGTTGAGTGGGGGCCTGGACTCCTCCTCGGTCGTCTGCGTTGCGAGGGAATTGTCGGCAAACGAGACCAATCAAGATTTCCACACATTCTCGGGTGTATCCGTCAACCCATCCAAATGTGGCGAGAGTCCATTTATAGGTGAAGTCATCCGCATGGGTGGAATTGAACCCCACATCATCCGGCCCGACAGCCTGAACTCCTTTATGACTGACTTGGAGCAGGTCGCTTGGAGTCAAGATGAACCTTTCGATGCAACTTCTCTCTTCATAGTTCGGATTATGTACAGTGCTGCCCAAAAGCAAGGGGTCCGCGTGCTCTTGGATGGAGCCGACGGTGATGTCGCTCTGTCACACAGGCGCGAGAATCACCTGTTGATCCTCCTGCTCACAGAAAGATGGAGGAGCGTTTCCAGGGAGTTGGCAGCACTTTCCAGGCGCCTAAATTCGGCACCTGGGAGGGTCATTCTGAGCCATGGCGTGTATCCTCTTCTCCCAGACGCTATGAAAAGAGCTTGGACGTCCATGCGCGGGGCCGGTGGTCCGGCATGGGCCGGCAGGAAGATGATGACCCCTCATTTTCGTCGTCGAACCAGGCAGGCGCAGCGACTGGACCAGCGGAGAAATCAGGAGGGACTGCTCGGGCAATTAAGAAAAGAGCACTGGCATTCGCTTAACTCGAGTAGCATTCCATTTGCGATGGAATTGTACGACAGGACTGCTGCCACATTTTCAATCGAAGCTCGCCACCCCTTTTTTGATAAGCGGTTAGTGGAATTCTCCCTTGCTTTACCACCTGACCAAAAGATACGCGAAGGGTGGACCAAAATGATTCTTCGTCGCGCCATGGATGGCATTCTTCCCGAGAAGGTCCAGTGGCGAAATGTCAAGGCTAATCTTAGTGGAGAGTTTTTCCTCCCACTGCTGCATTTCGAGGAAAAACTTCTTGAAAAGGTGATTTGGAATGATCTGGAGTCCGTCGATCAGTATTTGGACGTTGGGACTGTGCGTGAAGCATATGTTCGATACAAATCCAAGGGAATGTTTTATGATGCGTACACTGTCTGGGTGGCTGCGACCTTGGCCCTGTGGCTTCGCCGGATCTCGCCGACGGTGTCATCCAGAGCAAATTAG
- a CDS encoding lasso peptide biosynthesis B2 protein has product MKRLRKFLGLPVFDQAILISSALLILVIRLGLLLLSFGNMCHLLVRLQRIRTRPSGVQIKSAGQRIVWSLEMVGRFMLGTRNCLAQAMAARVLLEWWGKPGHVCIGVARGGDGELKAHAWVEGDDAVIMGGTDVSGYTPLLVLEGEIR; this is encoded by the coding sequence ATGAAACGACTTCGTAAGTTCCTGGGTCTTCCCGTATTTGATCAGGCCATTCTGATTTCCTCAGCACTCCTAATTCTTGTGATCAGGCTGGGCCTCTTGCTTCTATCGTTTGGCAACATGTGCCATCTTCTGGTTCGTCTTCAGCGAATCCGCACTCGACCGTCTGGAGTGCAGATCAAATCTGCCGGACAGCGAATCGTCTGGTCTCTGGAAATGGTAGGTCGTTTCATGCTTGGCACCCGGAACTGCCTCGCGCAAGCCATGGCGGCGCGCGTACTGCTTGAATGGTGGGGAAAACCGGGTCATGTCTGCATTGGTGTGGCTCGTGGTGGCGATGGCGAACTGAAGGCTCATGCGTGGGTAGAAGGAGATGATGCCGTGATCATGGGCGGAACTGACGTATCCGGATACACACCTTTATTGGTCCTGGAGGGGGAAATCCGGTGA
- a CDS encoding PqqD family peptide modification chaperone: MKKKVSADSIIVAAKDQVSADLGEEAVMLNLKSGIYFGLDPIGTRIWNLLQSQISVKEIRDAIAKEYDVDPERCEKDILDLAQEMVEQGLVEVRNETTS, encoded by the coding sequence ATGAAGAAAAAAGTTTCAGCTGATTCCATCATTGTTGCTGCGAAGGATCAGGTTTCCGCTGACCTGGGAGAAGAGGCAGTTATGCTCAATCTCAAATCTGGTATATATTTTGGCCTGGATCCCATAGGGACACGCATCTGGAATCTTCTGCAGTCTCAAATCTCGGTCAAGGAGATACGAGATGCTATCGCTAAAGAGTATGATGTGGATCCCGAGCGGTGCGAGAAGGACATTCTGGATTTGGCTCAAGAAATGGTCGAGCAGGGTCTCGTCGAGGTGAGGAATGAAACGACTTCGTAA